DNA from Homo sapiens chromosome 1, GRCh38.p14 Primary Assembly:
ATGGTACTGTGTCTCTGCTACTCTACCAATGCCACTGCTGTCTCTGACCCCAGATGTAGCTCCCTCTGACCCTGGATGCAGCTCCCTCTGACCCTCGATATAGCTGCCCCTGACCCCGGATGTAGCTGCCTTTGACCCCAGATGTAGCTTTCTCCAAACCCAGATATAGCGGCTGCCCCCTTGCCAGAGTGAATACTGCGTCATTGTGGCTTCTTCTTGTCACTGGTTCTTACTTAAAAGCTGAGCTGGAAGTTCTAATGGGCAGTTTTGTCACCTGCTCTTACCTTGTTGCAGTCTAGATGAGGTCTAATGTTCATAAGCTAGGGGATTTTCAGATATGGAAAGGGATACCAATTTTCAGCAGCCAAATAGAGTATCACATTTTCACTCCATGTTTCCTGGGTGTCTGTTATGTTTCCTGGGTGTCTGACTCTTAGGCTTCTTTCAAGCTGCAGTCTGCCTAATAGAGAGCCTTGCATTTAATCATCAAAAAGGCAAAGCAATATGAATCAGCAAGGGTGTTTTGGGAAATAACAGCAAACCTGACTGTGGCGTAAGCTTGTGGTATTGTCTCCAGTGTGATCagatctgtattttaattttttaaatgtaaattaataatgATCTGTGAATCACCAAAGTAGCTTGGAGTAGCCTAGAAAACAATGTATGTCCTCCGTTTTCACAGAAGCCACATAGTCGTGGGTTAAATGAGTCAGCGGCAGGGCACTGTGTctcatagttaaaaaaaaaaaaaagtattactgaAGTAATGCAGGATCTTTTCTGAAGTAGAAGGCATGATGAACCCAGAAAACTAAAGCAGCAAGTGGCCACCGTTCTTAGCATAGTTGTTTCTCAAACTGGAACAACCTATAAACAGTTGTGAACAAGGTATTAGAAGTGAtgggggccgggtgcggtagcttcTCCCAAAGCTCATTACCTCCCAAAgcaaccccagtactttgggaggatcactttgagcccaggagttccagaccagcccggccaacatggcaaaaccccatctctctaaaagtacaaaaaattagctgggcatggtggcacatgcctgtagtcccagctacttggatggctgaggcaggagaatcgcttgaacccgggaggcagaggttgcagtgagctgagatcacgccactgcactctagcctgggggacagagtgagactctgtctcaaaaaaaaaaaaaaaaaaaaaaaagtgatgggaATAGATTGTTTTGTCTCAAAAAGCTCTTTCCAACACTAAAATgaaacatataattaaaaatatttttctggctaTAGAAATATCGATGCTTATTATAGACATCTGCAAAGtatgaaaatatatgaagaaaaaaattaaaatcccatcATCCCCCATGAAAACTATTGTTATCatttttgtctgatttctttagtgtttctctttttctttttttaatttttaatttttttgagtatGTAGTAGGTATAtctatttatggggtatatggcATATTTTGATACAGGATACAGTGTGTATTagcaaggttttctttttaatgtttatatttatttagttgaGATCATACTATATATGGCTCTATAGATTACTTTCTCACTTATATTACTAACTTGTGTTATTAAATATTCtgcataaagataattttaagatGAAATTTGATGTTATAAAAACTTCTCATTTTATTAAGAGATTAACGCTATGAAACCTGCTGCTATATATTCTTGGAACCAGCTGTGACCCAAAAGATCAATGTAGGGATGTAGGTCCTTCCCCATTCTCTACACACAAAATCAGATACTCTGATGTGCAGCTGTAGCCCCAGTCTACACTgtctgttgtattttttgttttctggtgtcATGTGCCTCCCACCCTGCTCCTAGCAATTGCCATGACAACAAATAGATAATTGGCTTCCGTAATTTCTCATCTTATTGCCTAAGGCAACAGAGAGCTTGTGGGCTCAGCTTGCGGTTCAGCAGCTGCTTTGTTGCCTCTCCTCTGTATGTGTGAGGCCTGCCAGAGCCCACTTTCCAGACAGGTGagagttcattcattcaccatGCAGTTACCGATCGTCTCTTGACCTGTGTCCTGGGGAGGTAAAGGTGATGAGCCAGTTCTGCCCCATGCAGCTCACAGTCTAGGCAAAGCTACATGCAAACAAACAGAATCCAAAGTGCTATCATGAACCCTCTGAGAGGGGCTGACTCAGCAGCCCAGGGAGCTTGAAGAAGGCTCCACAGAGGAGGCTGTGCCTCAAGGCGATTTCGGTTTAGGAGCCACCAATTTATAACCACTTTTCTGTGGCCcgtcttattttatttcttatttcttgacAATCAGAAGTACCTTGGGTAGGTTTTACCATGCACATCGTAATTTGAGTGAGCTTAGTGTGAGGCTTAACGGTGTGTGGGCTGTACATCCTGGTCAGATGCTCTAGATGGAGGCAGATGGTTGTGATGCAGGAGAGGCAGCCACATAGCACAGGTCCCCAGCCAGTGGACTGGGAAGACAGTGTAGTCATCTCTGGGGAAGGGGAATGACAAGATCTGGCAGTGTGGCAGGTCCCAGAAAAAAAGGGCTGGGTTCTGGGCAGTGAGGGTGCAGGTTGAGACCTGAATACTGGGTGGAGCCAGCTGTCAGAGTCCACGCCTGCAGACTGGACTGGTCCACGGCAGGTGGATGCCATGTCTTGAAGACCCACAGGCACCCACTCATCCTCATGATCATGCAGTTCTCTGGTTTCTAACAGTGCAGTCTGGGTTGCAGTCTGGGAGTCCAGCAGAGAAGAGCAGGCCCTGGAATCCCAGGTGTGGGGGCGTGGCTTAACGTGGAGTTTCCTTCAGAGGCAGTGAGTGCTTGTCATTGTCTCCGTCAGCATTGGCTTTGGGCCTAGTGTGGCCTCGAACCTTCTGTTGGGATCAGCAGTGGAACAGTAGGAAAAGGAATGAGTAGACATGGCATTgcaacaagtctttttttttttttctgttagaattATCATATTAAGCAGAAGTTTTGCTTCACAAACTCTCAGCCAAATACAAAATACTATGAATAGTATTTACCTTGTGTCTCTTTCCAAAGAACTCATAGTGGTTTGCAGCTATTGCAGATATCCTGGCCATGAGGTAtgcagttcctttttttttttttgagacggagccttgctctgtcgcccaggctggagcatagtggcgcgatctcggctcactgcaagctccgcctcccaggttcgtgccattctcctgcctcagcctcccgagtagctgggactacaggcgcccaccaccacacccggctaatttttgtatttttagtagagacggggtttcaccgtgttagccaggatggtctcgatctgctgacctcgtgatcctcccgcctcggcctcccaaagtgctgggattacaggcgtgagccaccgcgcccggccgcagtTCCTTTTTCTAGCTGTTTGAATAGGAAAGATGACTTGGAAAATGCTGGATTCTGAGCAGATTTATGTGCAGCCTTAAAAAGTGTAGTTTTTCTCTATCAATAATGAGTGTGGGTTGTAATTGCTTAGTAAgtaattttgtttatgtaaacgtacatttgttaaattttttttcttaggtaATCCCGTTTGTTGGCACCATTCCTGATCAGCTGGATCCTGGAACTTTGATTGTGATACGTGGGCATGTTCCTAGTGACGCAGACAGGTAAAATCACTGTGCTAAAGGAAGGAGCATGAATAGGCTGTCTTTTTGTGATTGTGGAATGATAACAGAGTAAGGCGGGAGAGACCATTTGATACTTTGAGGCCCAATTAGCTTTCATCAGCAGCCCTGGCCAAGGTGCTGAGGAGATTGgaatgaatgactaaataaaGGTTATTGGGATTTATTTCATTGCTGTAAGTCTGATTTCAGTATAAAAAATTAGAActatcagctggatgtggtgacttAAACATActtttccagcactttgggaggccaaggcaggaggattgtttgaggccaggagtttgagaccagcctgggcaacatagtgagaccccccatctgtaaaaaaaaaaaaaatttaaaaattaactggcttggtggtgtgcgcctgtagttgtagctactcagggggctgaggtaggaggattccttgagcccaggagtttgaggttgcagtgagctgtgatcgagccactgcactatagcctgggtgacaaaaaaaaaaaagaaaaagaaaaagaattaggtATGTCATTAAAGAAAGGAATTGTGGTCAGATGACAGGGACAGTCTAGTTTTAGTCTGACATTCCCACAGCATTACAGATCTAGTTCAGATGGTTTTACTGAATACCTGCTTTGGATACAAGCTGTGGTATCATTAGTGTTGGGCTCAGCTCTGTGTACCTAACACCTGAAGAGCAGTGGTTTAAGATGTGAAAATTAAGTCTCAAGGAGACAGCCCAGGCCTTTTCAGTTAACTCCTTCAAGTCGTTAGAGAAGTAGACTCCTTCGAGCTCACCACTCTGTTATCTTGAGGGTGAGGTAAGGTCCCCTTTCCCGTTTTCCTTGGCAGCCAGATTTCCAGCCCTCACTTCTGTGCTTTGGGTAGCTGGATGGGTGCATGTGGTGTTTGCGGGGAAACAGAGCTGGACAAAAGGCAAGTGCTTGCTGACTTCTAAGGCAGTTTCCAGTAGCCTTCCCTGAGCACTTCACTTCCATCTTACCAGCAGAGCTTTAGCTGCACAGGCAGGCCTAGCTGCgagggaggctgggaaaggtaggtTTTTATTCTGGGCAGATTCAGACCCAGTTCAAACTCAGGGGCTATTTTActgaggaagacagaaaagattaGACAGTCAGCTCTTTAGGCCTCATAGTGAATGAATGAGGAGGGATTGGTCAGTCCCTTGTCACTGGGCCTGGAGTGTAGTGCCTGCTGGTCCTTTACTGGTGGCTTTCCTTTCTGAGCACTCATGGGGCCCCTGTGTCTTCCCTCATATAGATTCCAGGTGGATCTGCAGAATGGCAGCAGCATGAAACCTCGAGCCGATGTGGCCTTTCATTTCAATCCTCGTTTCAAAAGGGCCGGCTGCATTGTTTGCAATACTTTGATAAATGAAAAATGGGGACGGGAAGAGATCACCTATGACACGCCTTTCAAAAGAGAAAAGTCTTTTGAGATCGTGATTATGGTGCTGAAGGACAAATTCCAGGTAGGTTTTGGAGAGGGACAGGTTGAGTCCTCATTAGTGAGCAGGAGTGCACAGGGGTGCTTTTCACATTTGTGAGCCCAGCCTTATATTTCCTACACCTGAGATATAGTTTGTTTGGCTTTGTAGTTTTTCTCCATAAAAGGACCAGGAAGGCACCTAAATGTGAGGTATGgcaccactactctccagccaGTTGTTGCCATGCAGAAATATGGTCCACTGTGACCAGATCTTTTTATTAGATCCTATTTCTCCTAGCAGGGCTGAGTTCCGAATTGACACAGTATTATGTTCATGATGGGAGGGTAAGTTATAATATAACCGCCACCACCCGAAGAGCTAACAAGGGCAATCCCAGCGAAGAAATCAGAAGGGTTTTGTAAATTCAAGTCTTGCCACAAGACAGTTCCGTAGGATCATGAGATTTTAGACCCAGAGGAGATCCTAGAAATCCTTGATGTCAGTTCCATCTCTGGCTTCATGGAGTGTCTTGTACCTAGCGTGTATGTGTACGGTTGAATTTGGTCCCAGAAGCTTACACCTGCTGGCCCTCTGGCCTGTGGAGCTTGCCCACAGTAGAGGTATGTACCAACGCGAGAGAAGACTCGAATGCCTCTGGCGCAGATCCTTTCTGATCTTCGGGATACTGCTCCTGCCCGAAAGTCTTTCTGAATCTCCCAAACTCCATTCACCTCTCCCTTCTCTGGCCTTTTGAGCCCGTGTCTGTATCATTCTTTTTCACAGTTTTTAACAGTTGTGCTTTGGCTTTACGTGTTTATTTTGCCTCCACAATGGGATTTTAAGCTCCCTGAGTCAGAGACTATATTGTATGCTGCTCGCGTTTTCTGCCTATAACCTAACGTGGTACCTGGCAtttgagagggagggaggaggagcctCGTAGCGTGCCGAGGACCTGCAGAAGCTACTTTCTCGTCATCTTACTGTAGTCTGTTGAGGTAGAGACTGTTCCTACTTCAGAATAAGAAAACCGAATTCAAATATGTTGGGTAACTTGtccatattaatttatttagcaaatacaaCAGATTTTGAGTGTCTGCCACATGGGTGGTCTCCAGGGACAGTGTTGTGGGGAGCTCGCAGGCAGATCTTTAACCTGGGTTCACAATCTCCAGGGCACCTGTGCCTGGGCTTCCAGGCGACCTTCGAACCCAGATGTCTCACATGTATGCAGAGGCGCACACAAGCACACGCACATATACTTATGACTGCCTGTTTGTCTGGGGAGAGACAGTTCCTGGTGCTTAATCAAATCAGGAACTCAAAAGAAGTTTGGAAGCACTGCTAGTGTTTTGGGTGCTTTCGGTTACCATTTGGTCATGTGTGTGGAGACCTGTGGGAACAGGTATAAAACTGGACGCAAGGAAACATTTAAATTTGGATAATAAGTTAAtttattaactgtttttttttggtggcggGGGGGGCTCTGTCTTCTGTATCTCTCTAGGTGGCTGTAAATGGAAAACATACTCTGCTCTATGGCCACAGGATCGGCCCAGAGAAAATAGACACTCTGGGCATTTATGGCAAAGTGAATATTCACTCAATTGGTTTTAGCTTCAGCTCGGTGAGTGACCTTCCACAGCTTGGGGTCTTTTATGAGGATGGTTTCTGATGAGATGGTagaaaaaatcttcaaataacaCTTCTATTGACATAAAAAGGACGTATCTCCCTGACTGTAGTATTAATTTTTTGGAAGTGAACTGTTCACACTAGCAGAAGGCTGTTTATCAGCCAGGGCTTCATTGTCTGTAGGATCTCAAACCTAGTGTGGttttaataaaacacacacaGTTTTTAGCTGGGTAGCAGCTATTTCCTTTGCATGGGCATAAAATGGAGTATTTCTGTAAGACAGGTTCCTAGGCTGGGAGTGCCTGAGTCAAAGAGCACAGTCATGTGTTGCATAAGGACAGTTCAGTCAAAGATGAACCACATATACAACcgtggtcccataagattgtcatatactgtatttttaccataccttttctatgtttaggtaagTTTAtatgcacaaatacttaccatccTGCTCTGGTTGCCTACAGTATTTGGTACAGTGCCTGCTGTACAGATTCACTGGCCAGGAGCTATAGGCCACACcctacagcctaggtgtgtagttgGCAGTACCATCTAAGGTTGTTAAGTAAtattctgtgatgtttgcacGATGACAAAAGTCATgtaaggacacatttctcagaacatacccCCTtcgttaagcaacacatgactgtctTTGCATTGAAAATTTTGATAGATACTAACTCGCCCTTCACAAGGGTAAAAACAGTTTGCACTCTCAACAGCCATGCTCCCACCTTCTTGCTGACATTACATCTTATTCTCTGTAATGTTTGCCAATCTGATGGGGGGCGGAAAGGACCACAGTGTCAAGTGTATTTTTGGATCATAGTTTTCAAGCATATTTTTAGtaccatttataatttttttatatgtcaatataaaatatttagaaaatattttctactggATGTTACAAATTAatctttattatcttttctcAGGACTTACAAAGTACCCAAGCATCTAGTCTGGAACTGACAGAGATAAGtagagaaaatgtaaatattaaatctTTTAATGAGCCACTggtttaaaaatgttgttttagCTGCCATGTTAATGAAATGGCAAGAAGGCTGGGTTTTTGAAAATTATGCTTTTAGAACGCAAGTAATCACTTGAAAATTGAGATACATACTTGTGGTGCCAGGCACGCAGTAAGTTTTTGCTGATGATTCACCTGTCAGTTTCTGTAACTGCCACTCACTGTTCTTATGTAAAAAGCACTCTCTCACTCTTAACTGCTGAATAGTACTGTTCTGGGGTATTTCCAAATATTGAACATCAGCCAGTGCACTGGCAAATGAACTTCCATGTGTATCTTCAACCCCTGGGAGAATAACTGCAATTTAAAAATGCGCTGTTATTAATGGAGAAAGTGAGGTCTTACCGACTGGCACGTTCACACCTCACAGACAGAACAGAATCTTAGCATTCTGGGGGCACCCTGGAAAGGACAACTAAGACACGTTTGAAGTTCATGTAGTGCTGGGTGAaggtggtggctcaggcctgtagtcccagcgctttggctgaggtggggggattgcttgagcctaggagtttgagatcagcctgggccacatagggagaaccccatctctacaaaaaattaaaaaattatctgggcatggtggcgcatggctgtgatcccagctttgggtggctgaagtaggcggatgacttgagcccaggaggttgaggctgcagtgagccatgattgagccactgcatcccagtgtggatgacagagtaagaccct
Protein-coding regions in this window:
- the LGALS8 gene encoding galectin-8 isoform b (isoform b is encoded by transcript variant 2), with the protein product MMLSLNNLQNIIYNPVIPFVGTIPDQLDPGTLIVIRGHVPSDADRFQVDLQNGSSMKPRADVAFHFNPRFKRAGCIVCNTLINEKWGREEITYDTPFKREKSFEIVIMVLKDKFQVAVNGKHTLLYGHRIGPEKIDTLGIYGKVNIHSIGFSFSSDLQSTQASSLELTEISRENVPKSGTPQLRLPFAARLNTPMGPGRTVVVKGEVNANAKSFNVDLLAGKSKDIALHLNPRLNIKAFVRNSFLQESWGEEERNITSFPFSPGMYFEMIIYCDVREFKVAVNGVHSLEYKHRFKELSSIDTLEINGDIHLLEVRSW
- the LGALS8 gene encoding galectin-8 isoform X4 gives rise to the protein MMLSLNNLQNIIYNPVIPFVGTIPDQLDPGTLIVIRGHVPSDADRFQVDLQNGSSMKPRADVAFHFNPRFKRAGCIVCNTLINEKWGREEITYDTPFKREKSFEIVIMVLKDKFQVAVNGKHTLLYGHRIGPEKIDTLGIYGKVNIHSIGFSFSSDLQSTQASSLELTEISRENVPKSGTPQLRLPFAARLNTPMGPGRTVVVKGEVNANAKSFNVDLLAGKSKDIALHLNPRLNIKAFVRNSFLQESWGEEERNITSFPFSPGMYFEPHIDRNLTRKLVSGLESHI